From Proteiniborus sp. MB09-C3, the proteins below share one genomic window:
- the rplJ gene encoding 50S ribosomal protein L10, giving the protein MSAVLDQKKQVVEEIRSKIKDAKSIVLVDYRGLTVEEVTELRKKYTQAGVDYKVYKNTMMRFAFKEEGYEAFNEFLVGPNAIAISKDDVVAPARIANDFVKEHKNLEFKAGIVEGEIVGVDKIKAIGELPSKEVLLTQLVIALNSPISKFARTIQAIVDKEPQEA; this is encoded by the coding sequence ATGAGCGCAGTATTAGATCAAAAGAAACAAGTCGTAGAAGAAATAAGATCCAAGATTAAAGATGCAAAATCAATTGTACTTGTTGATTATAGAGGCCTTACTGTTGAGGAAGTTACTGAATTAAGAAAGAAGTATACTCAAGCAGGAGTAGATTACAAGGTATACAAAAATACAATGATGAGATTTGCATTTAAAGAAGAAGGATACGAGGCTTTCAATGAATTTTTAGTTGGACCAAATGCTATAGCTATATCTAAAGATGATGTTGTAGCTCCTGCTAGAATTGCAAATGATTTTGTTAAAGAACATAAAAACTTAGAATTTAAAGCGGGTATTGTTGAAGGTGAAATTGTAGGCGTAGATAAGATTAAGGCTATAGGCGAATTACCATCTAAAGAAGTTCTACTTACTCAATTAGTTATTGCATTGAATTCACCTATTTCCAAGTTTGCTAGAACAATACAAGCAATAGTTGATAAAGAACCACAAGAAGCTTAA
- the nusG gene encoding transcription termination/antitermination protein NusG → MTDKSDKGKWYVAHTYSGHENKVKANIEKLVENRGMQDVIFEVRVPVEEYIETKNGKKKVKERKMFPGYVMVKMIMTDESWYLVRNTRGVTGFVGPGSKPVPLTNEEVKLLGVQEPLPEVNVNIGEVIKITSGYFENFIGTVENVNIEKRKLKVFVSMFGRETLVELDFDQIERL, encoded by the coding sequence ATGACAGATAAGTCGGATAAAGGAAAATGGTACGTAGCCCATACCTATTCGGGTCACGAAAATAAGGTTAAAGCCAATATTGAGAAGCTAGTAGAAAATAGAGGAATGCAAGACGTAATTTTCGAAGTAAGAGTTCCGGTTGAAGAATATATTGAAACTAAAAATGGCAAGAAAAAAGTCAAAGAAAGAAAGATGTTTCCGGGATATGTAATGGTTAAAATGATAATGACAGATGAATCCTGGTATTTAGTGAGGAATACAAGAGGAGTTACTGGTTTTGTCGGACCAGGATCTAAACCTGTACCACTTACTAATGAAGAAGTAAAACTATTGGGAGTACAAGAGCCATTGCCTGAAGTTAACGTCAATATTGGAGAGGTTATAAAAATAACATCAGGTTACTTTGAAAACTTTATTGGAACAGTTGAAAACGTAAATATAGAGAAGAGAAAGCTCAAAGTTTTTGTATCTATGTTTGGAAGAGAAACACTTGTAGAGTTGGACTTTGATCAGATTGAAAGGCTATAG
- the secE gene encoding preprotein translocase subunit SecE, with product MAAQTGAEKGTKRLSNYFKGVRAELKKVSWPSRKELINYTIVVLVICTIISLAVWLIDSGLHQILKFIIG from the coding sequence ATGGCGGCTCAAACGGGTGCTGAAAAGGGAACAAAAAGATTAAGCAACTACTTCAAGGGAGTAAGAGCTGAATTAAAGAAAGTTAGTTGGCCTAGTAGAAAGGAGCTAATTAACTATACTATAGTAGTATTAGTTATCTGTACAATTATTTCTTTAGCAGTATGGCTAATTGACTCAGGCTTACATCAAATATTAAAATTTATAATTGGATAA
- the rplK gene encoding 50S ribosomal protein L11, whose amino-acid sequence MAKKVIAMVKLQIPAGKATPAPPVGTALGPHGVNIMQFTKEFNAKTADQAGMIIPVVLTVYQDRSFSFITKTPPVAVLLKKAVGIESGSGVPNKTKVAKISQAKVREIAEIKMPDLNAGSIEAAMSMVAGTARSMGIVVEE is encoded by the coding sequence ATGGCAAAAAAGGTTATAGCTATGGTTAAATTACAAATTCCAGCTGGTAAAGCAACTCCAGCACCACCAGTAGGTACAGCTTTAGGACCTCATGGTGTAAATATCATGCAGTTTACAAAAGAATTCAATGCAAAAACTGCTGATCAAGCTGGTATGATAATTCCAGTTGTTTTAACAGTTTACCAAGATAGATCTTTCTCATTCATAACTAAGACTCCTCCGGTAGCAGTATTGCTAAAAAAAGCAGTAGGAATAGAATCAGGCTCCGGAGTGCCAAACAAAACAAAAGTTGCAAAAATATCACAAGCTAAGGTTAGAGAGATTGCAGAGATTAAAATGCCAGACTTAAATGCAGGCAGTATAGAAGCTGCTATGAGCATGGTAGCAGGAACTGCAAGAAGTATGGGAATTGTTGTTGAAGAATAA
- the rpmG gene encoding 50S ribosomal protein L33, with amino-acid sequence MRVKVVMACTECKQRNYNTIKNKKTNTERIELKKYCKFCHTHTVHKETK; translated from the coding sequence ATGAGAGTTAAAGTTGTTATGGCATGCACAGAATGTAAGCAAAGAAACTATAATACAATAAAAAATAAAAAAACTAATACTGAAAGAATTGAGCTAAAAAAATACTGCAAATTCTGTCATACTCATACAGTCCATAAAGAGACTAAATAG
- the rplA gene encoding 50S ribosomal protein L1 codes for MAKKGKNYQESSKLIDKENFYDVNEAIELAQKTAKAKFDETVELHIRLGVDSRHADQQVRGAVVLPHGTGKTRKVLVFAKGDKAKEAENAGADYVGAEELVTKIQSENWFDYDVVVATPDMMGVVGRLGRVLGPKGLMPNPKSGTVTFDVEKAVNDIKAGKVEYRVDKTNIIHVPIGKVSFGTDKLKDNFNTLMDAVIKAKPAASKGRYLKNVTISSTMGPGIKINSSKIMD; via the coding sequence ATGGCAAAGAAGGGTAAAAACTACCAAGAGAGTTCAAAGCTAATAGATAAAGAAAACTTTTATGATGTAAATGAAGCTATTGAACTTGCACAAAAAACAGCAAAGGCTAAATTTGATGAAACTGTAGAATTGCATATAAGACTTGGGGTAGACTCAAGACACGCAGATCAACAAGTTAGAGGTGCTGTAGTTTTACCACATGGTACTGGTAAAACAAGAAAAGTTTTAGTATTTGCTAAAGGCGATAAAGCTAAAGAAGCAGAAAATGCAGGCGCTGATTATGTAGGTGCAGAAGAACTTGTAACTAAGATTCAATCAGAAAACTGGTTTGATTATGATGTTGTTGTAGCAACACCTGATATGATGGGTGTAGTAGGAAGATTAGGTAGGGTATTAGGACCAAAAGGTTTAATGCCAAACCCAAAATCAGGAACAGTTACTTTTGATGTTGAAAAAGCAGTTAATGATATTAAAGCTGGTAAAGTTGAATACAGAGTTGACAAAACTAATATAATTCACGTTCCAATAGGAAAAGTATCATTTGGAACAGATAAATTAAAAGATAATTTCAATACTTTGATGGATGCAGTTATTAAAGCTAAACCAGCAGCATCAAAAGGAAGATATTTAAAAAATGTAACTATTTCTAGTACAATGGGTCCTGGAATTAAAATAAATTCATCAAAAATAATGGATTAA
- a CDS encoding transposase: MENIEKLMSIKGLKFITKGYSTKSAANLAKNIPYSEYTQADNSVWVYELPGETGLRKIIVQTLSKSGKITYSLLITNISKSQMSAIKAFHFYNERQTIEAFFKMAKNVYHIKNLRTTKFHGIYAFLWLVFITHNLISCFKLTVLAGTELENVGVGVIIKKVGNIRGFVKRTSKRIEVQIPTISHLARLITDALSEPRYIQLSFL; this comes from the coding sequence ATGGAGAATATCGAAAAATTAATGAGTATTAAAGGATTAAAGTTTATTACAAAAGGATATTCTACGAAATCCGCAGCAAACTTGGCAAAGAATATACCATATTCCGAGTATACTCAAGCCGATAATTCAGTTTGGGTATATGAATTGCCCGGAGAAACAGGGTTACGAAAGATTATTGTTCAAACCCTTTCTAAAAGCGGTAAAATCACATACTCCTTACTCATAACTAATATATCAAAAAGCCAAATGAGTGCAATAAAGGCATTTCACTTTTACAATGAACGTCAAACCATTGAAGCCTTCTTTAAAATGGCTAAGAATGTATACCATATAAAAAATCTTAGAACCACAAAGTTTCATGGTATTTATGCATTTCTTTGGCTAGTGTTTATAACTCATAACTTGATAAGTTGCTTCAAATTAACTGTTCTAGCAGGTACAGAACTAGAAAATGTAGGTGTAGGGGTTATAATAAAAAAAGTTGGGAACATTAGAGGATTTGTAAAAAGGACCTCTAAAAGAATAGAGGTTCAAATCCCAACAATTAGTCATTTAGCAAGACTTATTACCGATGCATTAAGTGAACCCCGGTATATACAATTAAGTTTCCTATGA
- the rpoB gene encoding DNA-directed RNA polymerase subunit beta: MVHPVSYGKRVRMSYSRIDEVLELPDLIEVQKRSYDWFITEGLKEVFEDISPIQDYTGNLILEFVDYSIGDEAKYEEEESKERDVNFAAPLKVKVRLINKETGEVKEQEVFMGDFPLMTEKGTFIINGAERVIVSQLVRSPGVYFAEDIDKTGKRLYSSTVIPNRGAWLEYESDSNDVVYVRVDRTRKLPLTILLRALGYGSNAEILELLGETEQVLKTLEKDSTKTHDEGLLEIYKRLRPGEPPTVDSARSLINTLFFDPKRYDLAKVGRYKFNKKLSLYNRIANRRAANTIVDENTGEILAEKNEKISRKKAIEIENAGINVVDVLTDDNKTVRVMGNHFVNIKAFNLPFSVEDIGLKEKVYYPVMKELIEKHGKTEELKEAIKERIRELSPKHIINSDIIASVNYEFNLFFGIGNTDDIDHLGNRRLRSVGELLQNQFRIGLSRMERVVRERMTIQDIDVVTPQALINIRPVAAAIKEFFGSSQLSQFMDQTNPLAELTHKRRMSALGPGGLSRDRAGFEVRDVHHSHYGRMCPIETPEGPNIGLITSLTTYARINDYGFIEAPYRRVDKEAGVVTNEIDYLTADVEDEFIIAQSNEPLDAEGKFVNKRALARAKYGSIEVVPVDEVDYMDVSPKQIVAVATAMIPFLENDDANRALMGANMQRQAVPLLKTEAPIIGTGMEYRAAKDSGVVSVAKNAGVVLRVATDEILIRRDEDGQIDKYKLLKFKRSNQGTCINQRPIVRKHERVKKGQVIADGPSTDQGEIALGKNLLIGFMTWEGYNYEDAILLNEKVVREDILTSVHIEEYESEARDTKLGPEEITRDIPNVGEDSLKDLDERGIIRIGAEVEANDILVGKVTPKGETELTAEERLLRAIFGEKAREVRDTSLRVPHGETGIIVDVKVFTRENGDELPPGVNQLVRVYIATKRKINVGDKMCGRHGNKGVVSRILPEEDMPFLPDGTPLEVVLNPLGVPSRMNIGQVLEVHLGLAAKKAGWHVATPVFDGANENDIWDALKDVGYPESGKINLRDGRSGKAFDNPVTVGYMYMLKLHHLVDDKIHARSTGPYSLVTQQPLGGKAQFGGQRFGEMEVWALEAYGASHTLQEILTVKSDDVVGRVKTYEAIVKGENIPEPGIPESFKVLIKELQSLALDVKVITDDKEIEIKESVDDEIGDLNIGFDVEDKDSEFESEYYNDYDETNVENVEEDLESEESDDDKFIFEDDELFDEDFDD; this comes from the coding sequence ATGGTGCATCCTGTTTCGTATGGAAAACGGGTTCGTATGAGCTATTCTAGGATTGATGAGGTTCTAGAACTACCAGATTTAATTGAGGTACAGAAAAGGTCCTATGATTGGTTTATTACTGAAGGACTTAAAGAAGTATTCGAAGATATTTCTCCAATCCAAGATTACACAGGAAATCTAATTTTAGAGTTTGTTGATTATAGTATTGGTGATGAAGCAAAATATGAAGAAGAAGAGTCTAAAGAAAGAGATGTTAATTTTGCTGCACCACTAAAAGTTAAGGTTAGACTAATCAATAAGGAAACGGGAGAGGTTAAAGAACAAGAAGTGTTTATGGGAGATTTCCCTTTAATGACAGAAAAGGGAACCTTCATAATCAATGGAGCAGAGAGGGTAATAGTAAGCCAGTTGGTTAGATCACCTGGAGTTTATTTTGCTGAAGACATAGATAAGACAGGTAAAAGACTGTATTCTTCCACTGTAATACCTAATAGAGGTGCTTGGTTAGAATACGAAAGCGACTCAAATGATGTAGTATATGTTAGAGTAGATAGAACTAGAAAACTTCCCCTTACTATTTTACTTAGGGCATTAGGATATGGTTCTAATGCAGAAATTTTAGAACTTTTAGGTGAAACTGAACAGGTTTTAAAAACCCTTGAAAAGGATAGTACAAAAACACATGATGAAGGATTACTTGAAATATATAAAAGGCTTAGACCAGGCGAGCCGCCAACAGTAGATAGTGCTAGATCACTTATTAATACACTATTTTTTGACCCGAAAAGATATGATTTAGCTAAAGTTGGTAGATATAAATTTAATAAAAAGCTATCTCTTTACAATAGAATCGCAAATAGAAGAGCCGCTAACACGATAGTTGATGAAAATACAGGAGAAATCTTAGCAGAAAAAAATGAAAAGATTTCTAGGAAAAAGGCTATTGAAATAGAGAATGCAGGTATAAATGTTGTAGATGTATTAACTGATGATAACAAGACTGTAAGAGTTATGGGTAATCATTTCGTAAACATTAAAGCATTTAATCTGCCTTTTTCTGTTGAGGATATTGGACTAAAAGAGAAAGTATATTATCCAGTGATGAAGGAATTAATAGAAAAGCACGGAAAAACCGAGGAACTAAAAGAAGCTATAAAAGAAAGAATCAGAGAGCTATCTCCAAAGCATATAATAAATTCAGATATAATAGCATCAGTTAATTATGAATTCAATCTATTTTTTGGCATTGGAAATACTGATGATATAGATCACCTTGGAAACAGGCGACTTCGTTCTGTAGGAGAGCTTTTGCAGAACCAATTTAGAATAGGTTTATCAAGGATGGAAAGAGTAGTCAGAGAAAGAATGACTATTCAAGATATAGATGTAGTTACACCACAGGCTTTAATTAACATCAGACCAGTTGCCGCAGCTATAAAGGAATTCTTTGGTAGCAGCCAGTTATCACAGTTCATGGATCAAACAAACCCATTAGCAGAGCTCACACATAAACGAAGAATGTCAGCATTAGGCCCGGGAGGACTTAGTAGAGATAGAGCCGGCTTTGAAGTAAGAGACGTTCATCACTCACACTACGGAAGAATGTGTCCTATAGAAACACCTGAAGGACCAAACATCGGACTTATCACGTCGCTTACTACCTATGCTAGAATAAATGACTATGGATTTATAGAGGCACCATATAGAAGAGTTGACAAAGAAGCTGGAGTAGTCACAAATGAGATTGATTACTTAACGGCAGATGTTGAAGATGAATTTATCATTGCCCAATCAAATGAGCCATTAGATGCTGAAGGTAAGTTTGTCAATAAAAGAGCACTAGCTAGAGCGAAATATGGAAGCATTGAAGTAGTACCAGTAGACGAAGTGGATTACATGGACGTATCACCTAAGCAAATAGTTGCTGTGGCTACTGCTATGATACCATTTTTGGAGAATGATGACGCCAATAGAGCGCTGATGGGTGCAAACATGCAGCGTCAGGCTGTACCGCTATTAAAAACAGAAGCTCCAATTATAGGTACAGGAATGGAATATAGAGCTGCAAAGGATTCAGGAGTAGTATCAGTTGCAAAAAATGCTGGAGTTGTCCTTAGGGTAGCAACAGATGAAATATTAATAAGAAGAGATGAAGACGGACAAATAGATAAATATAAACTGTTGAAGTTTAAACGTTCAAACCAAGGAACATGTATAAATCAAAGACCTATTGTAAGAAAGCATGAAAGAGTTAAAAAAGGTCAGGTTATAGCAGACGGTCCTTCAACAGATCAAGGCGAAATTGCACTTGGTAAAAACCTACTTATTGGATTTATGACATGGGAAGGCTATAACTACGAAGATGCTATTTTGTTGAATGAAAAGGTTGTAAGAGAAGACATATTAACCTCAGTTCACATAGAAGAGTATGAATCAGAGGCTAGAGATACAAAGCTTGGACCAGAAGAGATTACAAGAGATATACCAAATGTGGGAGAAGATTCATTAAAGGACCTGGATGAAAGAGGAATTATCAGAATAGGTGCAGAGGTTGAAGCAAATGACATATTAGTAGGCAAGGTTACACCAAAGGGAGAGACAGAGCTTACTGCTGAAGAAAGATTATTAAGAGCAATATTTGGTGAAAAGGCTAGGGAAGTTAGAGATACTTCACTGAGAGTGCCTCACGGAGAGACAGGAATAATTGTAGATGTAAAAGTATTTACAAGGGAAAATGGAGATGAATTACCTCCAGGAGTCAATCAACTTGTCAGAGTATATATAGCAACAAAACGTAAAATCAATGTTGGAGATAAGATGTGTGGTAGGCATGGTAATAAGGGTGTTGTTTCTAGGATTCTTCCTGAAGAGGATATGCCTTTCTTGCCAGATGGAACACCACTAGAGGTTGTTCTTAATCCACTGGGAGTTCCTTCTCGTATGAACATTGGTCAGGTATTGGAGGTACATCTAGGATTAGCTGCAAAAAAAGCAGGCTGGCATGTTGCTACTCCAGTATTTGATGGAGCTAATGAAAATGATATATGGGATGCTTTAAAGGACGTGGGATATCCAGAAAGCGGAAAAATAAACCTTAGAGACGGTAGATCAGGAAAGGCCTTTGACAATCCAGTTACAGTTGGATACATGTATATGCTTAAGCTTCACCATTTAGTTGATGATAAAATTCACGCTAGATCTACAGGCCCTTATTCTCTAGTTACTCAACAGCCATTAGGAGGTAAAGCTCAGTTTGGTGGCCAGAGATTTGGTGAGATGGAGGTATGGGCATTAGAGGCTTATGGTGCTTCCCATACTCTTCAAGAGATATTGACAGTTAAATCGGATGACGTAGTAGGACGTGTGAAGACATATGAAGCAATAGTTAAAGGAGAGAATATTCCTGAACCAGGAATTCCAGAATCATTTAAGGTTCTTATAAAAGAACTGCAAAGTTTAGCATTAGATGTTAAAGTAATAACTGATGATAAGGAAATAGAAATCAAAGAATCAGTAGATGATGAAATTGGCGATTTAAATATTGGCTTCGATGTGGAAGATAAAGATAGCGAGTTTGAAAGTGAATATTATAATGATTATGATGAGACTAATGTAGAAAATGTTGAGGAAGATCTTGAAAGTGAGGAATCTGACGATGATAAGTTCATCTTTGAAGATGATGAATTGTTTGATGAAGATTTCGATGACTAG
- the tuf gene encoding elongation factor Tu, whose amino-acid sequence MAKAKYERNKPHVNIGTIGHVDHGKTTLTAAITAVLNKRYGTGEFIDYANIDKAPEERERGITISTSHVEYETPNRHYAHVDCPGHADYVKNMITGAAQMDGAILVCSAADGPMPQTREHILLSRQVGVPTIVVFLNKADMVDDEELIELVEMEVRELLSEYEFDGDNAPIIVGSALKALEDPDGKWGDKILELMEAVDATIPTPVRATDKPFLMPVEDVFTITGRGTVATGRVERGILKVQDQVQIVGLTDEPRTVVCTGVEMFRKMLDEAQAGDNIGALLRGVQRSEIERGQVLAKPGSIIPHTKFKAEVYVLTKEEGGRHTPFFDGYRPQFYFRTTDVTGSIKLPEGVEMVMPGDNATFTIELITPIAMEEGLKFSIREGGRTVGAGVVAEIAK is encoded by the coding sequence ATGGCAAAAGCAAAATATGAAAGAAATAAACCACACGTTAATATTGGAACAATAGGACACGTTGACCATGGTAAAACAACATTAACAGCAGCAATAACAGCAGTATTAAACAAAAGATATGGCACAGGCGAATTCATTGACTATGCAAACATAGACAAAGCACCAGAAGAAAGAGAAAGAGGAATTACAATATCAACGTCACACGTAGAGTATGAAACACCAAATAGACACTACGCACACGTTGACTGTCCAGGCCATGCTGACTACGTTAAGAACATGATAACAGGAGCAGCACAAATGGACGGAGCAATACTAGTATGTTCAGCAGCAGATGGCCCAATGCCACAAACAAGAGAGCATATACTACTATCAAGACAAGTTGGAGTACCAACAATAGTAGTATTCCTAAACAAAGCTGACATGGTAGATGACGAAGAACTAATCGAACTAGTAGAAATGGAAGTAAGAGAATTACTTTCAGAATATGAATTTGATGGAGACAATGCACCAATAATAGTAGGATCAGCATTAAAAGCATTAGAAGACCCAGACGGAAAATGGGGAGACAAAATATTGGAATTAATGGAAGCGGTAGACGCAACAATCCCAACTCCAGTAAGAGCAACAGATAAGCCATTCCTAATGCCAGTAGAAGACGTATTTACAATCACAGGAAGAGGAACAGTAGCAACAGGAAGAGTAGAAAGAGGAATATTAAAAGTACAAGACCAAGTACAAATAGTAGGCTTAACAGACGAACCAAGAACAGTAGTATGTACAGGAGTAGAAATGTTCAGAAAGATGTTAGACGAAGCACAAGCAGGAGATAACATAGGAGCATTACTAAGAGGAGTACAAAGAAGTGAAATAGAAAGAGGTCAAGTACTAGCAAAGCCAGGAAGTATAATACCACATACAAAATTCAAAGCAGAGGTATACGTACTAACAAAAGAAGAGGGTGGAAGACATACACCATTCTTTGATGGCTATAGACCACAATTCTACTTCAGAACAACAGACGTAACAGGATCAATCAAGCTACCAGAAGGCGTAGAGATGGTAATGCCAGGAGATAACGCAACATTTACAATAGAACTAATAACACCAATCGCAATGGAAGAAGGATTAAAATTCTCAATTCGTGAAGGTGGAAGAACAGTAGGAGCTGGAGTCGTAGCTGAGATAGCAAAATAA
- the rplL gene encoding 50S ribosomal protein L7/L12 has protein sequence MMSEKITKLIEDVKSLSVLELSELVKALEEEFGVSAAAPVMVAGGAAPAAGAAAEEKTEFDVVLASAGGEKIKVIKVVREITGLGLKEAKDLVDGAPKTLKEGASKDEAEQMKAKLSEVGATVEIK, from the coding sequence ATAATGAGTGAAAAAATCACAAAATTAATAGAAGACGTAAAATCATTATCAGTTTTAGAATTATCAGAGTTAGTTAAAGCTTTAGAAGAGGAATTTGGTGTAAGTGCAGCAGCTCCTGTAATGGTAGCAGGCGGAGCAGCTCCAGCAGCAGGTGCAGCAGCTGAAGAAAAAACAGAATTTGATGTAGTTTTAGCAAGTGCTGGCGGAGAAAAAATTAAGGTTATCAAAGTAGTTAGAGAAATAACTGGCTTAGGACTAAAAGAAGCTAAAGACTTAGTAGATGGTGCTCCTAAGACACTAAAAGAAGGAGCTTCAAAAGACGAAGCTGAACAAATGAAAGCTAAGCTTTCAGAAGTAGGCGCAACTGTAGAAATAAAATAA